DNA sequence from the Clostridiales bacterium genome:
TAATTTAAAATTGGTAGATTTTAACGAAAATATCTCTCTAAACACCTCTCCTTTTATGATATTTTCTGAAATTTTTACATGTCTTACTCTATCACTTTCATTTCTCTCAATCTCTTTTATATCACTAAAAACATCAGAAGAAAATTTTATATTGGGATATTTATGTAAAATCTTTTTTTTGAATTCATCTACTGAAAGTCTAACATATGACACATCTTCTGTCCCAAAACTCTCAACACTTCTTAAGTAAGGTATATCTATAGAGGACCAAATTTCTTTTGAACTTTCAGTTAGGCCTGTACTATTTGAATGAAATAATGGTAGTATCAACTCATTATCATAGCAAACAACTTTGCCTGTAGTTTCGTCTACTGCCTTGCTAATTTTATCCCAATTTTTTTCAGCATCATCTTCCCACCCTACTAAAATAGCATCTTTTTCCGCATACGCCTGACAATGTGCAAAATCTGTGCACACTGTCGCACCTTTGTGTACTTTTGATTTTTCTTCACTCATCTTTTTATACACAAAAGTTCTCACAGCTATAGCCTGTGCCTTTAAGGCCTCTATTTCAAAGAGTGCTGGCATTTCTTTTGCCACAACACACTTTATATATTCTTCCAAAGGCAAATATACAATTTTGTCATCTTTTTTATAATATACATCAATTTTTTTGCAATATCTACTTTTGATGACACAATCGCCGCTATAACCTTTCAAAATAATAGTTGGCACTAAAACAACTATACTAATTATAAATAAAATATGTGTAAGTATCTTTTTCATATTACATTATATACTCACACACATGAAATATTCTTGCTAAATATTAGATAAAAAAATCCCTACACCCTGTTATTAGATGTAGGAATCTTAATTAGATTATTCTAACCATTACGCTTTTTCTTTTCCCTTTGCAATACTTTTATTTATTCTTCTTATCTCTTCCGAAAACTTCCCATCTTTATTGTTATCTTGTATAAATAATCTAATTTGAGTGAATAATTTTCTATCTTTTTTTACTCTTCTTAAACTCTTTTGATCATTTAACACAAACTTTATATTATTTATTGCTGTATTCTTCCACTTGTCTTTCTTAGCTGGTGTTGCGAAAAATTTTCTTATGTCTCTTATTTTGTTATTAGAGTAATTTTTCATAGTTGAGCTATTAATCTTCTTAACATTTTTCTTCAACTTAATAATATTTTCATCAGCTAACCTTTTTGTTGTACTAGTAAACATACTTTTACTAATGTCTGCAACTACATTCACTATTTTATTCTTACAGCCTTTCATTCTGTCTTCCAATTCGGATGTTACTTCATTTGCTACACAACTTGCATTCTTTTTTAGTAAATCTCTCTTAGACTCTGAATCTATATTTTCTAATGTTTCCTTTAGCAAACTATTCAATATTTTTATTGTATTGACATTTTTTAAATCTTTGTTTATATTTTTCAAAAACTTATCTAGAGACTTAGCTGTAACTCTAACTGCAACATCGCTTATTCCTCTTTCTCCCTCTACATTGTTCAAAACTTTAATTGTGATATTTTTTACATCTTTCTCTATTAGCTGATAAGCTTTTTTAGCTCTTTTCATTACACTTGTAATTTCATCATACTCTTTAATCAATGCATTCGTAAATTTAACAATTGCATCAATATCCTTAGCTATTCTATCAATTATACTTAAAGGTGTATCAATCCATTTCTTTTCATCTTCTCCTAAAGAATCTGACTTTCTTACTCCATCTCTTAGAAAAGCGACGGCAACTCTAATTAGCTTCTTTTGCACTTCTGGCTTTAATAAATAAGACATCAAATAATTCCATGACTTAACAAATATACGATCAGTAGTAACTATATCTGTGTTAGCTCCACATTCAATCAACACATCTTTCATAAAATCTTTTTTGTTTTCAATTGTGTATGTAAGTAATGAATAACCACGATTATCTCTCTTGTTTATATCTACCCCAACCTCAACTAATTTAGATATAATCATTTTCTTTTCTTCATCAGATTGTTGCCCATCCACAATTGTCCATAGTACAGTCTTTCCTTCATTATCTACAAAATTCAAATCTAAATCATTCTCTTTTAAAACATTTATTAATTCCAATTTATCTTTAGCACTAAGCAAATTACTGTTTACTACTCTACATAATATGTTTTCTCCGTAGCTATATGAAAACTCTATTTTTGAACCACTATTTATTAATGTCTTTGCCAATTTAGCATAACCCTTTTCTATTACAAATTCCAATGGTTTACATAAATCCTTTTGAGACTCGCTCTCTAAGTTCACGTTGTACCTTTGTAACAATTCAACCATTTCAACTTTTTTATCCTCGTTTATTGATTCGGAAAATAATACTGCCCAAAGAGGTGTCTTGCCATTTCCATCTAATTTGTTTACATTAAATCCTACATTTAATAAAAATTTAGCCCATCTAGTATGGCCTTTCTCACATGCTCTTGTTAATAAAGTCTTTTTGCTTTCTATCTTAAACCAACTCCACACATCGCCTAATATCCTTGATAAACTATCCGGATAAAATTTCATAAACAATCAACTACCTTTCCTTAAAACCTCTACAATTCTAAAATTGCATTAATATAAGTTTACAACATGAATATAGAGTTGTCAACCAATTGTATCGGTAGTAATTTAGGTATTTTTTTCTTGTAAAACGTAATGTTATGTTGCTCTATTTAACATTCGTGCGTTTACATGCGGCATGCCTATCATAAAAAAAATAGTATCAATGTCATAAGACACTGATACTTTAATGCATACGCAAATAAGTCCGCGTAGATTGGCCATACTTTGACCACTCCCCATGCTTAAAAGCAGGAGATTCACACTTGTTTGCTAGTTTACAAATATTAAACCCATCTATAATTTAACCTGCTTATCCTTGCCTCCATAGTCGTTTCTGCTTCTCTTTCTCTTACGCTTTTGCCTCATCTCCATAACACAAGAGATTTCCCTAACTATGCTTCTACTTGATACCCTGCGATTTTGATACAACAACGAATCAATTTTCATTTTATTTTCCTCATCTAAATCAGCTACAGACGCGAAATTTTTGATTAAACACCCTATTAATTCTTCATTGTTATTTCTACATGCTATATTTAGTGCCGTACCTCCTTCATTGATTTTTTCGTTCACGTTAGCTCCACAATTTATTAAGTACATTGCAAGCTCTGTATTGTCGTTACTACAAGCTATAATCAATGGAGTAAACCCTTTATCATTTTTACTATTTATTCTAGCTCCATGTTTTATTAAGTACATTGCAAGCTTTGTATTTCTGTTATCGCAAGCGTACATTAGAGCTGTATTTTGTGCTGTATTCTTTTTGTCAACAAATGCACCATTCTCCACAAGAAATCTTACTATATCCTCATTGTTATTCTTGCTAGCTATTAACAATGCCGTCCACCCGTCATAATTTTCTCTATTTACTTTTGCTCCACACTCAATCAAATATTTTACTATATCAATATTGTTGTATTCGCACGCCATCATTAACACTGTCCATCCTACAGCATTTGCCTTATTTATATCAGCCCCTTGTAGAACTAAATATTTTATCATTTTTAAATTATTTTTTTCGCATGCTATCATAAGAGCTGTCCATCCTTTGGTATTTTCCCTATTTACATGAGCACCATGTCCAATTAAATATTTAACTAATGCTAAATTGTTTTTTTCACATGCGTACATCAATGCTGTACAGTCTTCTTGCGATTTCACATTAATATTTGCGCCACTCTCTACTAGCTTTAATATAAGTTCCATATTGTTATTACTACAAGCAATAACTAATGCTGTCCATTTTAATGGACCCACCTCATTTACCTTTGCACCTTTTTTCAATAGATATTCTACTATATCTGTATGGTTTCTACTACACGCTACGATAAGAGGCGTCCTATGTTTTTCATCTTTTTGATTTACATTTGCTCCAGCCTCTACTAGACATTCTACAATGTCTTTATTCCCGTAATGGCACGCGTACATTAGCGGCATGTCCCCACCGCTTTCAACATTTACGTCCACTCCTTTTTCTATTAAATACTTTACCAACATTGTGTTACTACATTCACACGAACATAACAACCACTTCGTAAAATTGTTTTTATCATCAAAAGTCTTTTCTATATCTTTTCTATCAAAAAGATTATATTTTAAAACTAATGAATTTGACATAAATTTTATTAATATATCCTTATCATTCCTTAATATACTTAACACATCTTGCTTAAACTCATCTTTTGCTTGTTGATCATTTATGTTAATGTCTAATAATGATTGTAAAACCCTTTCTTCCCTAAAAAACATCCCCTCTTCAGAAGAGGTTTCTATAAATCCATAATACATCATCATCTCTTTTACTGCAGCATAACGTAATTCCTGATTGTATTCACCTCTTGTAATATATTTCTCCACAAAATCACACACATCCAACGAATTTTGTGT
Encoded proteins:
- the spoIID gene encoding stage II sporulation protein D, giving the protein MKKILTHILFIISIVVLVPTIILKGYSGDCVIKSRYCKKIDVYYKKDDKIVYLPLEEYIKCVVAKEMPALFEIEALKAQAIAVRTFVYKKMSEEKSKVHKGATVCTDFAHCQAYAEKDAILVGWEDDAEKNWDKISKAVDETTGKVVCYDNELILPLFHSNSTGLTESSKEIWSSIDIPYLRSVESFGTEDVSYVRLSVDEFKKKILHKYPNIKFSSDVFSDIKEIERNESDRVRHVKISENIIKGEVFREIFSLKSTNFKLVNIGNNKIEIKVYGSGHGVGLCQVGANEMAKRGKKFDDILKHYYGNINIVNFFDK
- a CDS encoding ankyrin repeat domain-containing protein, producing the protein MKFYPDSLSRILGDVWSWFKIESKKTLLTRACEKGHTRWAKFLLNVGFNVNKLDGNGKTPLWAVLFSESINEDKKVEMVELLQRYNVNLESESQKDLCKPLEFVIEKGYAKLAKTLINSGSKIEFSYSYGENILCRVVNSNLLSAKDKLELINVLKENDLDLNFVDNEGKTVLWTIVDGQQSDEEKKMIISKLVEVGVDINKRDNRGYSLLTYTIENKKDFMKDVLIECGANTDIVTTDRIFVKSWNYLMSYLLKPEVQKKLIRVAVAFLRDGVRKSDSLGEDEKKWIDTPLSIIDRIAKDIDAIVKFTNALIKEYDEITSVMKRAKKAYQLIEKDVKNITIKVLNNVEGERGISDVAVRVTAKSLDKFLKNINKDLKNVNTIKILNSLLKETLENIDSESKRDLLKKNASCVANEVTSELEDRMKGCKNKIVNVVADISKSMFTSTTKRLADENIIKLKKNVKKINSSTMKNYSNNKIRDIRKFFATPAKKDKWKNTAINNIKFVLNDQKSLRRVKKDRKLFTQIRLFIQDNNKDGKFSEEIRRINKSIAKGKEKA
- a CDS encoding ankyrin repeat domain-containing protein, yielding MEDEEKLMLLKDRFTFSIYTICGTRIKVRNEAFINPTGSLIEQIDLFEYTKDDEQKAVDILNDLLDEVSLDEKAYDVLTCTGGTSRNTVDGVRKDIKGMFYKLQKNISDVSSSNNDGARKIEYARLQKGFRLIAQVLKDYDIDSDIIASSINTISDSSKHCMSNWKFTLIGLMINFEDQIRDMLSKKGVTIGKKRTIYDEEDKIYDLLLNAFYKAKRHVAYDLISKFIDEIDVYEEGVTHCKDVCTSFLNREYDMNLSQLEDVPEHLLSKELIFHIEKDFEKYIEKEEIYELIFDQAIKICMEDVKENPNKINQILNWFYVYLVESEMTQNSLDVCDFVEKYITRGEYNQELRYAAVKEMMMYYGFIETSSEEGMFFREERVLQSLLDININDQQAKDEFKQDVLSILRNDKDILIKFMSNSLVLKYNLFDRKDIEKTFDDKNNFTKWLLCSCECSNTMLVKYLIEKGVDVNVESGGDMPLMYACHYGNKDIVECLVEAGANVNQKDEKHRTPLIVACSRNHTDIVEYLLKKGAKVNEVGPLKWTALVIACSNNNMELILKLVESGANINVKSQEDCTALMYACEKNNLALVKYLIGHGAHVNRENTKGWTALMIACEKNNLKMIKYLVLQGADINKANAVGWTVLMMACEYNNIDIVKYLIECGAKVNRENYDGWTALLIASKNNNEDIVRFLVENGAFVDKKNTAQNTALMYACDNRNTKLAMYLIKHGARINSKNDKGFTPLIIACSNDNTELAMYLINCGANVNEKINEGGTALNIACRNNNEELIGCLIKNFASVADLDEENKMKIDSLLYQNRRVSSRSIVREISCVMEMRQKRKRKRSRNDYGGKDKQVKL